The genome window GGAGTTAGACATGTATGAGAATTATATAAATCTAGAATATTGGAAAGTAATAAATGAGAGTAATGGTCTTTCAATAGGGATAGTTAAAGTTAATTCTCAGCTTGAAGTTGCTGAAGGGGTAGGTCCAGTAAACGCGATAGATCGAGCGCTAAGAATTGCACTTCAGCGGATATATCCAGAAATAGGCGAAGTTAAGTTAATAGACTATAGGGTTATATTGCCTAGTGAAGTTAAGAATACCGAGAGCGTTGTTAGGGTTACTATAGAATTTACCGATAATAAAATGAGTTGGAGGACAGAAGGAGTGTCTAAAAGTGTTGTGGAAGCTTCAGTAATGGCATTGGTAGATGGACTTGACTATTATCTACAATTAAAGAAGACATTAAAAACATCTGTGGATAATTATATTGCGTGAGTTGGGACCCTGGCGGATTAAACAAGAATACTAAAAATAAATTTTATGTTATTTTACGATTCTTAAGGATAGAACAGACTTTCTTTAGTTTACCTATGGCCTATTTAGGAGCTTTCGTTGCAATTAGAGGAGTTCCTCCAATTTCAACGTTAATATTGATTTTTTTAGCTTTATTTTTCTTAAGAACTGCTGGGATGACTAACGATAACTTAGCAGACGTGGAGATAGATGCGAAGAATCCCAGAACCAAGAATAGGCCTTTAGTAACTGGTGCGATAAAAATAAGCGAAGCAAAGGCTATGATTACTATTTCTCTGATTTTATTCTTTATTACTTCATATTTTGTTAATATCTGGGCATTCATCTTATCTCCGGTCGTAGCGGTAATAGTAATGTCATACCCTTATATGAAAAGATATACTGCACTAGCTAACTATCATCTGGCATCAATCCAAGGATTAGCAGTATTTAGTGGTGCTGTAGCCGTATTGGGATTGTACTATGATTCTCTGGTTCAGATTCTTTTAAAAGTCCCATGGTTTTTCGTAATTGGGACAATTTTGTGGGCTGTAGGGTTCGATCTTTATAATCATATACCCGATGCCGAATTTGATAAGGAGATGGGTTTACATAGTTTTGCTGTAGTACTAGGGAAATGGGCGTTAATATTTGCTGGTCTTAATCAACTATTCTCTGTAATACTCGATCTTCTAGGTGACCTATATTATGGATTAGGTCCAATAGCAATATTCGCAACTATCCTTCATGGTGTTATAATGGCATATGCGTATTATTTAGCATCACAGAAAAATGATTTCGGTAGAGCATTCTATTATAATATATATTCATCTATTGTGTTAGGACTAGGGGTTGATATAGATATCGTTCTAGGTATTCCATTTTAGGAAAAAGTTAAAACCCCCTAATACAAAAAATAAAGTAGAGGTATCCAGGGACCTTAGGATAGATGAGAGGAACCCCTTGATATTTCCCCCCAGGGTCCCTGGATATCCTATAGGTTGTAAAGTATACCCATCTTTCCCTTTCTTAAAATGTAATATCTTTCTATAAATCTCTTCATCATTGCTCTTAGTTTCGATACTTTTACACTTTCAAAATTCCCATTCCACGGAACATTAGACCTTATATGTATAGCTTCTCCTCTACCAGTATCGATAATGTTAATGAAAAGAGGCTTAAAGCTTTCATTAATTTTTTTAGATAGCAACCTGCCTACATATATACCCTCTCTCATTGCTAACTCTCCTAACTTTGGATAATTCTTTATCATATCTCCAATTACGAAAACATCGTTCTTATATTCTAATTTGTCATTTATGGGTAAGAACTCTCCAATTACCTCATTAGGTTCACAAGCAGGAATTATATCATCAGATTTTTCTGAAAGTCTTATTCCATGCTTCTCTAATAATTCAAGAACTTTAGTACTTACTTTTTCTCCTAACCATTTTAGGACCGGGCCGCTATAAGAGACTTCCTTATTCAGCTTTCTTAAATAAAAAGCCAATTGAATTCCAAGATACTCGTCTAGATAATTTTCTACACCTATGCTAACTCTATCCTTAACCATGATCTTTCTTATAACGTCTAATTGATGTTCTCTTTTGCACCCTAGAGCTAGGATTAATTTATACCCCTGAATCTCTGTGCCATTTTCAATTTTTACTGTTTTTCTTTCTAAATCAATTTCCTTCACCGTGCTTATTATGCTTGGTTTTATACTAGCAGTGTATCGAATATTTTTACCAAATACGAGCTTTTGGAGATATGCAGTATAAAATACAAATTGTGCTTTATCAGCTATTAGTGTTTTATCTATATGTCTTGCTAATTCATAATATGCATTAAGCCCTGAGTATCCAGCGCCTACGATTACGACTTTTCTGGTTTCCATTTCGGTTATTAGTATAATCTTAATATTCCCTTTTAAAAGATAAGTTAAAATAATGGTTCAATAAAAGTTCTACTATGTGAGGCTACGTCTAGGATACACGAATGAGAAAGAGTTAGAGGTTATAGGACCTCTATTAAGCAATGAAATCAATAGAAGTGTGGAATTAGAGCCTATGCGTGTTAAAGAAGACGAATTAAAGTTCAAACTTAAAGAGTTAGACTTAGCTTTTATACCCTTACCCTTAACACTTTTTTATGAAAATATAAGATTTATAAGTAATGGTGCATTTGTAACTACTAAAATTGGATTAAAGGTTACAAATAATAGATTTGATAGGTTGTGTATTAGTAGCTCGAATTCAACAGAGTATTATTTATTTAAAATACTTACAAACTATAAAAACCCAATAGAGATAGTCAGAAGCGAGTCGTGTACTAGCACTGATGTATTAATAAGTTATGAGGATTACAATATTTCTTTAGACGAACTTTGGAGAAAGAACTGCGGTGATCTTCCAATAGTCATAAGCTTAATTGGTTCGTTACTTCTAGATGAGCAAACTCTATCTAAAGTTAAAGTAATTATTAGAGAAGCTGCATCTTTACAAGAGTCTAGGAGAAAAGTCTCACAGTATAGTAAAGAATTAGGCCTTAAAGGAAGACAAGCAGTAGAGTGTTTCTTCCAACTCTGTTTAAAAAAGGGTTTATGTAGGAGTATGATTTCTCCTCAGATTCTATGAAAATTCTTAGTTTTTCTGGTTAATACAAACATTGCTGCAGCTATGAAAATTGAGTTAACAGTTAATGCATATTGTAGTGCCTCATTATTTATTTTGATTGAAAAAAGTGATATTGATAACAAGATGAGTGTTATATAGATGAGTAGTGTAACTTTCATATTTAATTATATGTAGAATCTAATATAGAGTAATCTTAGGTAAGTCCTAATATTACCTTATGCCTAGATAACGATAAGAATATTAAACGTCAAACTTGTATTACACTTAAGTTGAGTGAGATAGTAAAGTTTTTGGCTACTGTATTATATTACGTGGAAAAGAAGAATTTTCCTTTAGCAGTTGCATTTAAACGAGCATATCTATACAACAAGCCAAGGAAGATAGATTCTAATCTTTTATACGATTATAGTAAAAGGTTAATACTATCGTACTATGCCTTACCTCAAGGCAAAAGGTCATTTAAGGTAAGATATTGGCTTGAAAATAAGGAAAATATCGAAATTAAGTTTCCTAACTGGATGGAGGAGAAACTATCCACATTATTAGATATTAAAGCTCTAAAGGGAAAATTAAAGGAAAGATGGGTGTGGGCTCGTATAAATCTCCTCAAGACCGATATTGATAAAATATATAGAGAGTTGGAGGGTAAAAATATAGAATTTGAGTCCGATAAGGATTTTTATTATATGATAAAGATTAAAAAGTCATCAGTGAGATTATCTTCTTTGAGCATAGTTAAAGATTGTAAATTAATAATTCACGATAAAGGTAGTTCTTTAGTGGTAGAGGCGCTTAAGCCAGAGATTG of Sulfolobus sp. E5-1-F contains these proteins:
- a CDS encoding 4-hydroxybenzoate octaprenyltransferase, translated to MSWDPGGLNKNTKNKFYVILRFLRIEQTFFSLPMAYLGAFVAIRGVPPISTLILIFLALFFLRTAGMTNDNLADVEIDAKNPRTKNRPLVTGAIKISEAKAMITISLILFFITSYFVNIWAFILSPVVAVIVMSYPYMKRYTALANYHLASIQGLAVFSGAVAVLGLYYDSLVQILLKVPWFFVIGTILWAVGFDLYNHIPDAEFDKEMGLHSFAVVLGKWALIFAGLNQLFSVILDLLGDLYYGLGPIAIFATILHGVIMAYAYYLASQKNDFGRAFYYNIYSSIVLGLGVDIDIVLGIPF
- a CDS encoding FAD-dependent oxidoreductase — encoded protein: METRKVVIVGAGYSGLNAYYELARHIDKTLIADKAQFVFYTAYLQKLVFGKNIRYTASIKPSIISTVKEIDLERKTVKIENGTEIQGYKLILALGCKREHQLDVIRKIMVKDRVSIGVENYLDEYLGIQLAFYLRKLNKEVSYSGPVLKWLGEKVSTKVLELLEKHGIRLSEKSDDIIPACEPNEVIGEFLPINDKLEYKNDVFVIGDMIKNYPKLGELAMREGIYVGRLLSKKINESFKPLFINIIDTGRGEAIHIRSNVPWNGNFESVKVSKLRAMMKRFIERYYILRKGKMGILYNL